One segment of Brassica napus cultivar Da-Ae chromosome C3, Da-Ae, whole genome shotgun sequence DNA contains the following:
- the LOC106443678 gene encoding putative 57 kDa heat shock protein isoform X2: MVVSLPPQSQTSSLFYGVNNPYLKNGPKGFKEYKILKNGDTYLRIDLPGVPMKAAVEVSLWADDKGVEALVDAPKQHKHDSSQRTYCPIIGFMCGRCKVLRFTSQVCDGVLRLVLTPTARILGGRFLGGADWEETYPSLTGPVLEPNPSVNEGSPMAYESKRLPNGSLYVRVDMPGVPKDRFTVSVADGRVTVTGEAPAVSHDSDGRFYSGDVALLDTLVTFRRRWIKTIVKDGVISFMWITNAICINDNGKDWVPKNRSN; the protein is encoded by the exons ATGGTTGTTTCACTCCCCCCACAATCTCAAACATCTTCTCTTTTCTATGGAGTTAACAACCCATATTTGAAAAATGGACCTAAAGGTTTCAAAGAGTATAAGATTTTGAAGAACGGAGACACGTACCTTAGGATTGATCTTCCCGGAGTTCCAATGAAAGCAGCCGTCGAAGTATCTCTTTGGGCGGATGATAAGGGTGTGGAAGCCTTGGTGGATGCACCAAAGCAACACAAACACGACTCTTCTCAACGGACGTACTGTCCCATCATCGGTTTCATGTGCGGAAGATGCAAAGTCTTGCGATTCACCTCCCAAGTGTGTGATGGAGTTCTTAGGCTTGTACTCACTCCAACAG CAAGGATTCTTGGAGGGAGATTTCTTGGTGGGGCAGATTGGGAAGAAACAT ACCCTTCCTTAACCGGTCCGGTATTGGAGCCAAATCCTAGCGTTAATGAAGGATCGCCGATGGCTTATGAATCGAAGCGGCTCCCAAACGGCAGCTTATACGTGCGTGTAGACATGCCAGGCGTTCCCAAAGACAGGTTCACGGTGTCGGTAGCGGACGGGAGAGTGACGGTGACTGGTGAAGCTCCTGCCGTTAGCCACGACTCAGATGGCCGGTTCTACTCCGGTGACGTGGCATTGCTCGACACTCTTGTCACATTTCGTCGTCGTTGGATAAAAACCATTGTCAAGGATGGAGTTATTAG tTTCATGTGGATAACCAATGCAATTTGTATTAACGACAATGGCAAAGACTGGGTTCCAAAAAATAGAAGCAACTGA
- the LOC106443678 gene encoding putative 57 kDa heat shock protein isoform X1, whose translation MVVSLPPQSQTSSLFYGVNNPYLKNGPKGFKEYKILKNGDTYLRIDLPGVPMKAAVEVSLWADDKGVEALVDAPKQHKHDSSQRTYCPIIGFMCGRCKVLRFTSQVCDGVLRLVLTPTARILGGRFLGGADWEETYFCSSAAHWLPYASDPYDPSLTGPVLEPNPSVNEGSPMAYESKRLPNGSLYVRVDMPGVPKDRFTVSVADGRVTVTGEAPAVSHDSDGRFYSGDVALLDTLVTFRRRWIKTIVKDGVISFMWITNAICINDNGKDWVPKNRSN comes from the exons ATGGTTGTTTCACTCCCCCCACAATCTCAAACATCTTCTCTTTTCTATGGAGTTAACAACCCATATTTGAAAAATGGACCTAAAGGTTTCAAAGAGTATAAGATTTTGAAGAACGGAGACACGTACCTTAGGATTGATCTTCCCGGAGTTCCAATGAAAGCAGCCGTCGAAGTATCTCTTTGGGCGGATGATAAGGGTGTGGAAGCCTTGGTGGATGCACCAAAGCAACACAAACACGACTCTTCTCAACGGACGTACTGTCCCATCATCGGTTTCATGTGCGGAAGATGCAAAGTCTTGCGATTCACCTCCCAAGTGTGTGATGGAGTTCTTAGGCTTGTACTCACTCCAACAG CAAGGATTCTTGGAGGGAGATTTCTTGGTGGGGCAGATTGGGAAGAAACAT ATTTTTGTAGTTCTGCTGCTCACTGGTTACCCTATGCCTCCGATCCGTATG ACCCTTCCTTAACCGGTCCGGTATTGGAGCCAAATCCTAGCGTTAATGAAGGATCGCCGATGGCTTATGAATCGAAGCGGCTCCCAAACGGCAGCTTATACGTGCGTGTAGACATGCCAGGCGTTCCCAAAGACAGGTTCACGGTGTCGGTAGCGGACGGGAGAGTGACGGTGACTGGTGAAGCTCCTGCCGTTAGCCACGACTCAGATGGCCGGTTCTACTCCGGTGACGTGGCATTGCTCGACACTCTTGTCACATTTCGTCGTCGTTGGATAAAAACCATTGTCAAGGATGGAGTTATTAG tTTCATGTGGATAACCAATGCAATTTGTATTAACGACAATGGCAAAGACTGGGTTCCAAAAAATAGAAGCAACTGA
- the LOC106443678 gene encoding putative 57 kDa heat shock protein isoform X3 produces the protein MVVSLPPQSQTSSLFYGVNNPYLKNGPKGFKEYKILKNGDTYLRIDLPGVPMKAAVEVSLWADDKGVEALVDAPKQHKHDSSQRTYCPIIGFMCGRCKVLRFTSQVCDGVLRLVLTPTARILGGRFLGGADWEETYFCSSAAHWLPYASDPYDPSLTGPVLEPNPSVNEGSPMAYESKRLPNGSLYVRVDMPGVPKDRFTVSVADGRVTVTGEAPAVSHDSDGRFYSGDVALLDTLVTFRRRWIKTIVKDGVIRLIIPNL, from the exons ATGGTTGTTTCACTCCCCCCACAATCTCAAACATCTTCTCTTTTCTATGGAGTTAACAACCCATATTTGAAAAATGGACCTAAAGGTTTCAAAGAGTATAAGATTTTGAAGAACGGAGACACGTACCTTAGGATTGATCTTCCCGGAGTTCCAATGAAAGCAGCCGTCGAAGTATCTCTTTGGGCGGATGATAAGGGTGTGGAAGCCTTGGTGGATGCACCAAAGCAACACAAACACGACTCTTCTCAACGGACGTACTGTCCCATCATCGGTTTCATGTGCGGAAGATGCAAAGTCTTGCGATTCACCTCCCAAGTGTGTGATGGAGTTCTTAGGCTTGTACTCACTCCAACAG CAAGGATTCTTGGAGGGAGATTTCTTGGTGGGGCAGATTGGGAAGAAACAT ATTTTTGTAGTTCTGCTGCTCACTGGTTACCCTATGCCTCCGATCCGTATG ACCCTTCCTTAACCGGTCCGGTATTGGAGCCAAATCCTAGCGTTAATGAAGGATCGCCGATGGCTTATGAATCGAAGCGGCTCCCAAACGGCAGCTTATACGTGCGTGTAGACATGCCAGGCGTTCCCAAAGACAGGTTCACGGTGTCGGTAGCGGACGGGAGAGTGACGGTGACTGGTGAAGCTCCTGCCGTTAGCCACGACTCAGATGGCCGGTTCTACTCCGGTGACGTGGCATTGCTCGACACTCTTGTCACATTTCGTCGTCGTTGGATAAAAACCATTGTCAAGGATGGAGTTATTAGGTTGATTATTCCTAACCTTTGA
- the LOC111211251 gene encoding uncharacterized protein LOC111211251 isoform X1, whose translation MNKPLFMHIVDRLSNEVEFFRQKKDALGRLSLSPLQKCTTAIRCLAYGTAADTVDEYLRLGSSTTRSCLENFVDGIIYLFGDQYLRRPTPADLQRLLHIGEHRGFPGMIGSIDCMHWEWKNCPTAWKGQYSRGSGKPTIVLEAVASYDLWIWHAFFGPPGTLNDINVLDRSPVFDDIIKGQAPQVTFSVNGREYHMAYYLTDGIYPKWATFIQSISIPQGPKAVLFAQHQEAVRKDVERAFGVLQARFAIVKNPALFWDKVKIGKIMRACIILHNMIVEDERDGYTQYDVSEFQPGEDTGSSHVDLTFSTDIPTNICNMMAARTRIRDKQMHQQLKADLVEHVWRKFGRGEDNN comes from the coding sequence atgaacaagccattgttcatgcatattgttgatcgactctccaatgaagttgaattctTTCGACAAAAGAAAGATGCTCTCGGAAGGCTtagtctctctcctcttcaaAAGTGTACCACTGCCATTCGTTGTTTGGCATATGGTACTGCGGCTGATACGGTTGACGAATACCTCAGACTCGGTTCATCTACAACTCGGTCATGTTTGGAAAATTTTGTGGatggaataatatatttattcggcgatcagtacctaagaagaccaacaccggctgatcttcaacgtctacttcatATTGGTGAGcatcgtggatttcccgggatgataggaagcatcgattgtatgcattgggagtggaagaattgtcccaccgcttggaaaggtcaATATTCACGGGGTTCGGGGAAAcccacaatcgttttagaggcggttgcatcgtatgatctatggatatggcatgcattttttggacctccaggtaccttaaatgatatcaatgttcttgatcgctcacctgtttttgatgacataataaaaggtcaagctccgcaagtcaccttctctgtcaatggaagagagtatcatatggcttactatctcaccgacggtatttatccgaaatgggcaacttttatccaatcaatttcaataccacaagggccgaaagcagttttatttgcgcaacatcaagaagctgtccgaaaagatgtcgagcgtgcttttggagtcttgcaagctcgctttgccattgttaaaaatccagcacttttttgggataaagtcaaaattggaaagattatgagagcatgtatcatactccataacatgatagtagaagacgaacgagatggatacactcaatatgatgtttcagagttccaacCAGGAGAAGACAccggaagttcacatgtggaTCTCACGTTCTCTACAGATATCCCTACAAATATCTGTAATATGATGGCTGCtcgaactagaattcgtgataaacaaatgcatcaacaactgaaagctgatttggttgaacatgtaTGGCGTAAATTCGGACGTGGTGAGGACAACAACTGA
- the LOC111211251 gene encoding glutathione S-transferase T3-like isoform X2 produces the protein MDSHQSQSSGFVHLLNSQLPNHEYPTPFMSSLPSPDLGGSASRAQNGEDRKQRCKWSIAENLVLISAWFNTSKDPLVGNEQRAGTFWKRIAAYYNASPKVIGLAKREQSHCKQRWGKVNERVCKFVGSYDAATKQRTSGQSEDDVLKAAHEIFCNDYKVKFSLEHAWTELRNDQKWCGAYGSSQQSSGSKRKRVGEEQSFQSSASMPSVNGEDEPMARPMGVKAAKTKAKRPMGEEGKNLQELRQMWEIKAKDLIMKDKLSKTKLLDSLLAKTEPLSELEVALKNKLITEMLSM, from the coding sequence ATGGATTCTCATCAAAGCCAGTCTTCTGGCTTTGTACACCTACTAAACAGTCAACTACCTAACCATGAATACCCAACTCCGTTTATGAGTTCTTTACCTAGTCCAGACCTTGGAGGTTCTGCTTCACGTGCACAAAATGGTGAGGACCGTAAGCAAAGGTGCAAGTGGTCAATAGCTGAAAACCTGGTCCTCATCAGTGCATGGTTTAACACCTCCAAGGATCCACTAGTTGGAAATGAGCAAAGAGCAGGAACCTTTTGGAAGAGGATTGCCGCTTATTATAATGCAAGTCCCAAGGTGATTGGTTTGGCTAAGAGAGAGCAAAGCCACTGTAAGCAAAGGTGGGGGAAGGTAAATGAGCGTGTCTGTAAGTTCGTGGGTTCATATGACGCTGCAACAAAACAGAGGACCAGTGGCCAGAGTGAAGATGATGTTCTGAAGGCTGCACATGAAATTTTCTGTAACGATTACAAGGTGAAGTTCTCGTTAGAGCATGCCTGGACGGAGCTTAggaatgatcagaaatggtgTGGGGCTTATGGAAGTAGTCAACAAAGCTCTGGTTCAAAAAGAAAGAGGGTGGGGGAAGAACAATCTTTTCAGTCATCAGCATCTATGCCCAGTGTCAATGGAGAGGATGAACCAATGGCTAGGCCTATGGGTGTTAAGGCAGCAAAGACGAAGGCTAAAAGGCCAATGGGAGAAGAAGGGAAGAATCTGCAAGAGTTGCGGCAAATGTGGGAGATAAAGGCGAAGGACTTAATTATGAAGGATAAGCTTAGCAAGACCAAACTGCTTGACAGTTTGCTTGCAAAAACAGAGCCACTTAGTGAATTAGAAGTGGCACTTAAGAACAAACTGATTACTGAAATGTTGTCAATGTAA